From the Aquirufa lenticrescens genome, the window TTTAATTGCTTCATTCTTTTCTATTTCAAAGTATCTAAAAATTCAACATACAAACCTATTTTAATATGAGTCAATCAAATATGCCGTTAGGTGCCAAAGACATTAAAATTCTCTTACTAGGTATTGGAATTATGTTGACAGGTTTCTTTGTGATGACCTTAGATAAGGAGGAATTTGGTTTTGGCTTTTTAGGCTTAACCCTAGGTCCCATTCTAGTTCTAGTGGGAATCATCATTCCGGTTTTTTCTTTATTTAAGTGGAAGCGCTAATGTCAGAGATTCTTAAAACAATCATATTAGGATTAGTTGAGGGTTTAACGGAATTCTTGCCTGTTTCTTCAACGGCACATTTAATTGTTACTGAAAATTTATTAGGGATTGAAAATTCAAAGTTCCTTAATTTCTTTACGGTCTTTGTTCAGTTAGGAGCAATTGCTGCGGTGCCATTTCTTTATTTTAAGCGTTTATTTGCATCTGGTCTGTCCATTTACTATACCATTATTGCTTCTTTCATTCCTGCTGTTATTCTAGGAGTTCTTTTGGATGATTTCTTAGAAGCACTTTTTCAAGGCTATTGGTTTATTGCGGGTTCCTGGATTTTAGGTGGATTACTGTTGATTCGAATTGATCAATGGCTACCTTCTAAATCAGATTCAATTGAAATTCAATCAATTACTTATTTGAAAGCATTTAAGATTGGTTTATTTCAGTGTATAGCCATGATTCCTGGGGTTTCC encodes:
- a CDS encoding DUF3098 domain-containing protein, coding for MSQSNMPLGAKDIKILLLGIGIMLTGFFVMTLDKEEFGFGFLGLTLGPILVLVGIIIPVFSLFKWKR
- a CDS encoding undecaprenyl-diphosphate phosphatase, with product MSEILKTIILGLVEGLTEFLPVSSTAHLIVTENLLGIENSKFLNFFTVFVQLGAIAAVPFLYFKRLFASGLSIYYTIIASFIPAVILGVLLDDFLEALFQGYWFIAGSWILGGLLLIRIDQWLPSKSDSIEIQSITYLKAFKIGLFQCIAMIPGVSRSGATIVGGRVLGLSHAAAVEYSFLLGIPTILGACAKKLLDYRNDFDVLFTQEHIQFLSIGTVISFIVALLTIKWMVGFVKQHGFALFGYYRIVVGLLLCLYLWMN